From Vanrija pseudolonga chromosome 1, complete sequence, a single genomic window includes:
- the rnc1_3 gene encoding RNA-binding protein rnc1 has product MADTEHKSDTAQEPQTPIGGVPEELTLRALVSTKEAGIIIGKGGATIANVRQVASCKAGVSKVVPGVQDRVLSVSGDPDAIAAAYSEVARLLLETPLSDSSLPPPPVAAFTSIRLLISHNLMGTVIGRAGVKIKQIQDMSGARMVASKEMLPQSTERVVEVQGAQEAIKTAIFEIAKCLLEDWERNTGTVQYHPGAAGDAGVLAGGLGAQTVTGPTGGIRRTSMGAFGAPAFDRRASRGSVSTGTPAPNAAAAAAASAERHASEAPQSPTGGDANLRTQNISIPSDMVGCIIGRGGSKITEIRRLSGSRISIAKVPHDETGERMFTIVGTPESTERALMLLYSQLESEKDRRVGGGNPVEPA; this is encoded by the exons ATGGCCGACACCG AGCACAAGTCGGACACGGCCCAGGAACCCCAGACCCCCATCGGCGGTGTCCCCGAGGAGCTCACCCTCCGCGCCCTCGTCTCTACAAAGGAGGCCGGCATCATCAttggcaagggcggcgcgaccATTGCCAATGTACGCCAGGTCGCCAGCTGCAAGGCCGGCGTGTCAAAGGTCGTCCCCGGCGTCCAGGACCGTGTCCTGAGCGTCAGCGGTGACCccgacgccatcgccgccgcctactCGGAGGTTGCGCGTCTGCTCCTCGAGACGCCCCTCTCCGACTCGTCTCTTCCCCCGCCCCCTGTTGCCGCGTTCACCTCGATCCGCCTGCTCATCAGCCACAACCTGATGGGCACGGTCATTGGCCGTGCTGGCGTCAAGATTAAGCAGATCCAGGACATGTCGGGCGCCCGCATGGTCGCCTCAAAGGAGATGCTCCCCCAGTCGACtgagcgtgtcgtcgaggtgcaggGCGCCCAGGAGGCCATCAAGACTGCCATTTTCGAGATTGCCAAGTGCCTCCTCGAGGACTGGGAGCGCAACACTGGCACCGTCCAGTACCACCCTGGTGCCGCTGGTGACGCTGGCGTTCTTGCCGGCGGCCTTGGTGCGCAGACCGTCACTGGCCCTACTGGTGGCATTCGTCGCACGTCGATGGGCGCGTTTGGCGCCCCTGCGTTTGATCGTCGCGCCTCGCGTGGCTCGGTCTCGACCGGCACTCCGGCCCCcaacgccgctgctgctgccgctgcctctGCTGAGCGTCACGCGTCCGAGGCTCCCCAGTCCccgacgggcggcgacgccaaCCTCCGCACCCAAAACATCTCCATCCCCAGCGATATGGTCGGCTGCATCAT CGGCCGTGGTGGTTCCAAGATTACCGAGATCCGTCGCCTCTCGGGCTCGCGCATCTCGATTGCCAAGGTCCCGCacgacgagacgggcgagcgCATGTTCACCATTGTCGGCACCCCCGAGTCGACCGAGCGCGCCCTCATGCTTCTCTACTCGCAGCTCGAGTCTGAGAAGGACCGtc gcgtcggtggcggcaACCCCGTCGAGCCGGCCTAG
- the ubi::crp-6 gene encoding Ubiquitin-40S ribosomal protein S27a, whose protein sequence is MVKHKRKKVKMAILKYYKVGSDGKIQRLRRECPQPTCGAGVFMAWHKDRQTCGRCGLTYSFEPGTKPTAA, encoded by the exons ATGG TCAAGCACAAGCGCAAAAAGGTCAAGATGGCCATCCTCAAGTACTACAAGGTTGGCTCGGACGGCAAGATCCagcgcctccgccgcgagTGCCCCCAGCCCACCTGCGGCGCTGGTGTCTTCATGGCCTGGCACAAGGACCGCCAGACCTGCGGCCGCTGCGGTCTCACCTACTCGTTCGAGCCCGGAACCAAGCCCACCGCTGCCTAA
- the GFA1 gene encoding Glutamine--fructose-6-phosphate aminotransferase [isomerizing], giving the protein MCGIFSYCSYLTERDRKYVCQVLTNALARMEYRGYDSAGIGVDGDSPTDPFLLFKAVGKVAALKQLVDSAVPTPAPGTAQTDKQVDMTKVFLSQTSMAHTRWATHGVPSTDNCHPHVSDPLTEFSVVHNGIITNYKELKLVLQKRGYKFRTDTDTEAVAMLCKYVYDSQPNKRLNFQSLIKTVLKELEGSFAFVFKSTHFPDEIVAARRGSPLLIGVKTERKLKVDFVDVELPNEENITATASDGAGLLAVPGANGPGPKLRRQQSRAFLSEDGMPQPIEFFVASDPAAVIEHTKRVLYLEDDDIAHIAEGELHIHRLRRDDGVSSVRAIETLEIELAEIMKGQYDHFMQKEIYEQPESVVNTMRGRVNFDTGTITLGGLKAYLPVIRRGRRLLFVACGTSYHSCIAVRPVFEELTEIPVSVELASDFLDRRTPVFRDDIAIFVSQSGETADTILAMRYCLERGALCLGVVNVVGSTLSRETHSGIHINAGPEIGVASTKAYTSQYIALVMMAVQLSDDSISKAERRQQIIAALHDIPSQIKTVLSLDKSLQQLAKDTLAKEKSLLIMGRGYQFATCLEGALKIKEVSYMHSEGILAGELKHGPLALVDEHLPVIFIMTQDSLYPKTQSALAQVTARKGQPIIICNEEDKSVNDTHKVIRVPRTIDCLQGIINVVVLQCISYHLAILNGIDVDFPRNLAKSVTTE; this is encoded by the exons ATGTGTG GAATCTTCTCCTACTGCTCTTACCTCACCGAGCGTGACCGCAAGTATGTCTGCCAGGTGCTCACCAACGCCCTGGCGCGTATGGAGTACCGTGGTTACGACTCTGCCG GTATCGGAGTCGATGGCGACTCGCCCACGGACCCCTTCCTTCTCTTCAAGgccgtcggcaaggtcgctgcgctcaagcagctcgtcgactcggcggtCCCCACCCCGGCCCCTGGCACTGCCCAGACCGACAAGCAGGTCGACATGACCAAGGTCTTCCTGAGCCAGACCTCGATGGCCCACACCCGTTGGGCCACGCACGGTGTCCCCAGCACCGACAACTGCCACCCCCACGTGTCGGACCCCCTCACCGAGTTCTCGGTTGTCCACAACGGTATCATCACCAACTAcaaggagctcaagctcgtcctccagAAGCGCGGCTACAAGTTCCGCACCGACACGGACACTGAGGCCGTTGCCATGCTCTGCAAGTATGTCTACGACAGCCAGCCCAACAAGCGCCTCAACTTCCAGTCGCTCATCAAGACTgtcctcaaggagctcgagggtTCGTTTGCCTTCGTCTTCAAGTCGACCCACTTCCCCGACGAGATTGTCGCTGCCCGTCGTGGTTCGCCCCTTCTCATTGGTGTCAAGACTgagcgcaagctcaaggtcgactttgtcgacgtcgagctcccCAACGAGGAGAACATCACCGCCACTGCCTCTGACGGtgccggcctcctcgccgtccccggcgccaacggccccggccccaagctccgccgccagcagtCGCGTGCTTTCCTCTCCGAGGACGGCATGCCCCAGCCCATCGAGTTCTTCGTGGCCTCGGACCCCGCTGCCGTCATCGAGCACACCAAGCGTGTCCTctacctcgaggacgacgacattgccCACATCGCCGAGGGTGAGCTCCACAtccaccgcctccgccgtGACGACGGTGTCTCGTCGGTCCGTGCcatcgagacgctcgagattgagctcgccgagatcATGAAGGGCCAGTACGACCACTTCATGCAGAAGGAGATCTACGAGCAGCCCGAGTCGGTTGTCAACACCATGCGTGGCCGTGTCAACTTTGACACTGGAACCATCACCCTTGGTGGCCTCAAGGCGTACCTCCCCGTCATCCGCCGTGGTCGCCGCCTGTTGTTCGTCGCCTGTGGTACCTCGTACCACTCGTGTATCGCCGTCCGCCCCGTCTTTGAGGAGCTTACCGAGATCCCCGTctcggtcgagctcgcctcgGACTTCCTGGACCGCCGCACGCCCGTGTTCCGTGACGACATTGCCATCTTTGTCTCGCAGTCGGGTGAGACTGCCGACACCATCCTTGCCATGCGCTACTGCCTTGAGCGTGGCGCTCTCTGCCTCGGTGTCGTCAACGTTGTCGGCTCGACCCTCTCGCGTGAGACGCACTCGGGTATCCACATCAACGCTGGCCCCGAGATTGGTGTCGCCTCGACCAAGGCCTACACCTCGCAGTACATTGCTCTCGTCATGATGGCTGTCCAGCTGTCCGACGACTCAATctccaaggccgagcgccgccagcagaTTATTGCTGCGCTCCACGACATTCCCTCGCAGATCAAGACTGTCCTTTCTCTTGACAAGTCGCTCCAGCAGCTTGCCAAGGACACCCTTGCCAAGGAGAAGTCGCTCCTTATCATGGGCCGTGGCTACCAGTTTGCCACGTGTCTCGAGGGTGCTctcaagatcaaggaggTTTCGTACATGCACTCTGAGGGTATCCTCGCCGGTGAGCTCAAGCACGGCCCTCTTGCTcttgtcgacgagcacctcCCCGTCATCTTCATCATGACTCAGGACTCGCTCTACCCCAAGACGCAGTCTGCTCTTGCCCAGGTTACCGCTCGCAAGGGCCAGCCTATTATCATCTgcaacgaggaggacaagagCGTCAACGACACGCACAAGGTTATCCGCGTTCCCCGCACTATCGACTGTCTCCAGGGT ATCATCAACGTGGTCGTCCTCCAATGTATCTCGTACCATCTCGCCATCCTCAAcggcatcgacgtcgacttCCCCCGCAACCTCGCCAAGTCGGTTACGACCGAGTAA
- the SPAC22A12.10 gene encoding putative CDP-alcohol phosphatidyltransferase class-I family protein: MRLTKAHLAGLDQYKYSGVDKSIVSRHVLGHWWNWLVTLFPRTLAPNAITFLGLCFVFINVATLLWFDITYEGKDLPPWVYFTWAFGLFAYQSMDAIDGKQARRLGMGSALGEMFDHGCDAINTSLEVILACHALNLNRSWWTVASMTASLTNFYASTWEEYHTGTLYLSAFSGPVEGILMVVAIYAITAIHPLHQRFWDLPIFSLIPGDLGLQFATKIDTLLNLPDKYTLATLPINVAFMIFGAFGTAANIITAYWHVIAARHREKKPILTPLLGLLPFGVHTAILVMWLHSERKNGVALVHDARLLPFIGYWGMAAAYQVSQLILAHVTKSPFPYWNGMMIYSLFGALDANAEWLFGREPLVQGSAIASDVFIQMSFFVALFNYVRFAREIIWQICEYTGIACFTVRRKDAQGRWVDANTIKKE, encoded by the exons ATGCGCCTCACAAAggcccacctcgccggcctcgaccaGTACAAGTACTCGGGTGTCGACAAGTCGATCGTCTCGCGGCATGTGCTGGGGCACTGGTGGAACTGGCTCGTCACGCTCTTCCCGCGGACGCTGGCGCCGAACGCG atcaccttcctcggcctTTGCTTCGTGTTCATAAACGTCGCGACGCTGCTCTGGTTCGACATCACctacgagggcaaggacctGCCGCCATGGGTCTACTTTACGTGGGCATTTGGACTGTTTGCGTACCAGA GCATGGACGCTATCGACGGAAAGCAGGCGCGTCGCCTCGGCAtgggctcggcgctcggGGAGATGTTCGACCACGGATGTG ACGCGATCAACACCTCGCTCGAGGTCATCCTCGCGTGCCAcgcgctcaacctcaacCGCTCGTGGTGGACAGTGGCGAGCATGACCGCGTCCCTGACCAACTTTTACGCCTCCACCTGGGAGGAGTACCACACTGGCACGCTGTACCTCTCGGCCTTCTCTGGCCCCGTCGAGGGTATCCTCATGGTCGTGGCCATCTACGCCATCACTGCGATCCACCCGCTGCACCAGCGCTTCTGGGACCTGCCCATCTTCTCCCTCATCcccggcgacctcggcctccagTTTGCGACCAAGATCGACACCCTCCTCAATCTCCCGGACAAGTAcacgctcgcgacgctgcccATCAACGTCGCGTTCATGATCTTTGGCGCGTTCGGCACCGCTGCCAACATCATCACCGCGTACTGGCACGTCATTGCCGCCCGCCACCGCGAGAAGAAGCCGATCCTCACTCccctgctcggcctgcttcCCTTTGGCGTCCACACTGCCATCCTCGTCATGTGGCTCCACTCGGAGCGCAAGAACggtgtcgccctcgtccacGACGCCCGTCTCCTCCCCTTTATTGGCTACTGGGGCATGGCCGCCGCGTACCAAGTGTCCCAGCTCATCCTGGCACACGTCACAAAATCGCCCTTCCCGTACTGGAACGGCATGATGATCTACTCGCTGTTCGGGGCGTTGGACGCCAACGCAGAGTGGCTGTTTGGACG CGAACCGCTAGTCCAAGGCAGCGCCATCGCATCAGACGTCTTCATCCAGATGTCGTTCTTTGTCGCCCTGTTCAACTATGTGCGCTTTGCGCGCGAGATCATTTGGCAAAT ATGCGAGTACACTGGCATTGCCTGCTTCACTGTCCGTCGTAAGGACGCCCAGGGCCGCTGGGTCGACGCCAACACGATCAAGAAGGAGTAG
- the SPAC8F11.04 gene encoding Putative ribosome biogenesis protein, translated as MAKKSAAPQAPIDAAPAGTLPADFNKAQATKAVNALLKHAAKVQKEREETELLERDEHVWLSINTKTGSTRKKLMPVKIQLPSPPLPPPPATSVCLITKDPQREYKDLLEAHGIKFIARVVGVDKLKGKFKPFEPRRQLAADHELFLCDDRVLPMMPKLLGKIFFTAKKQPIPVNLLRKDLKAELGRAINSTYFHPSTGTSNSIRIATIGTSTAAQTTENLLAALPAAVELIPGGWENVLSVGIKTSTSVLLPVYSASLDSRFADAAEDVDMDAPVAAPAPKKGKGKAAPVSAVAEVTAAAGKAKAAKVEAAVAAVAAPAPSKKVVVKAKKGVSAGVEVTPKKKSSTIGSGAKKAKTAAIGKARK; from the exons ATGGCCAAGAAGTCTGCTGCCCCCCAGGCCCCCATCGACGCCGCTCCGGCCGGCACGCTCCCCGCCGACTTTAACAAGGCTCAGGCGACCAAGGCCGTCAACGCGCTGCTCAAGCATGCCGCCAAGGTCcagaaggagcgcgaggagaccgagctgctcgagcgcgacgagcacgtgTGGCTGAGCATCAACACCAAGACTGGCAGCACGCGGAAAAAGCTCATGCCCGTCAAGAT CCAGCTCCCCtcgcctcccctccccccgccgcccgccacgtCCGTCTGCCTGATCACCAAGGACCCGCAGCGCGAGTACAAggacctgctcgaggcgcacgGCATCAAGTTtatcgcgcgcgtcgtcggcgtcgacaagctcaagggcaAGTTCAAGCCGTTcgagccccgccgccagctcgccgccgaccacGAGCTCTTCCTCTGCGACGACCGCGTGCTCCCCATGATGcccaagctcctcggcaagaTCTTCTTCACCGCCAAGAAGCAGCCCATCCCCGTCAACTTGCTACGCAAggacctcaaggccgagctcggccgtgcGATCAACAGCACCTACTTCCACCCTAGCACTGGAACGTCGAA CTCGATCAGGATAGCGACCATTGGCACCTCGACCGCGGCCCAGACGACCGAGAacctcctcgctgcgctccctgccgccgtcgagctcatccccGGCGGATGGGAGAACGTGCTGTCGGTCGGCATCaagacgagcacgtcggtcCTGCTGCCCGTGTACTCtgcgtcgctcgactcgcgctttgccgacgccgcagaGGACGTGGACATGGACGCCCCcgtcgctgcccccgcccccaagaagggcaagggcaaggctgcCCCCGtgtccgccgtcgccgaggtcaccgccgccgcgggcaaggccaaggccgccaaggtcgaggctgCGGTCGCTGCGGTCGCTGCCCCCGCGCCGTCCAAGAAGGTcgtcgtcaaggccaagaagggcgtgagcgccggcgtcgaggtcacgccgaagaagaagagctcgacgatcggctcgggcgcgaagaaggccaagacggccgcTATTGGCAAGGCGAGGAAGTAG